The genome window CAGCTACCTTTCGTTACAGGCTCTATATAAAATGTTTTTATATACATACCATAAGGATTTGCCTCAGTGCTACGCTCTAAGTTAAAATCCCCACTCGCTTTTATGCGTATAAAACCATTCTCAGCTCTATACTTGCCCTGTGCCAAAATATAGCTTTGACTTGCTACTTTGATTGATAAATCTATTGTATAAGTATTTTCGTTATACTCAAAAGAATTTATAGTATAGTCTTTTATGTTGATATACTCAGGTAATTTATTCTGTGCGACTGCACTTATAAGCCACTGTATATAACTTATAAATTGACCTACCGACGTTTTGTTTTCTTTATCCAAAAAATTCAGATAAATACCGCCCAAGCTCTTTGAATTCTCCAAAATATCCTTATACTCTTTTATGTTTGAATTTTGAAAATTATCCGTTAGTTGCGACCTTGACGCTACAAAGTTATTTACAAATATACTAGTTACATATTGTTTTAAATACTCGGCTTTCAAAGGTGTTTTTTCAACTTTTATAGCCCTGCCGTCAATAGTTGTTAAAACGACTTTTGAGTTATTTTCGTAAATGACCTTTTCAAGTGCTTTCATCTGATTATTGATTGAGTTTATCTCCCAAGCAATAACTATAATAGCCACAACCAAGCCCCAAAAGATAAATTTCCAATTTCTACCGAAAAATAACTCTGTTTTAAAGCTCAGTTTTTCATTTTGCATTTTTACGTCCTACTTACAAATTTTGTATTGTTCGCAAAAGTTATCTTTTTCCGACCTGTTAAAAAACATAACTTTTATTCTGTCGTTCGGTTTATCAACGCTATATACTAAATTTGCTGTTTTTAATATATCTTCGTTACGCCCTGTATTCTCAATAGAAATAGTTACGATTTCTTGATTATTATCAGCCTTTTTAGGTATTGAGCCAACTCTGCTATCTCTCGTGCCTGTATAAACGCTATTTCTAGCCTCTAACGGATTATTAGTAACCGTTTCAGGATTAGGATTTGTCGGCAACGTGTTAAATTTGCTAAAAATATCAGCTATATTTAGCTCTTTTTCAATTCTGCTAGGCTGTATTTCAATTTTAACATTGCCGTTCTCATCAAACCTTTGCCATACTTTCGGATAGGTAACATATCCTTTTTGTAAAAAGTATTTGCCTACTTCGTAAGCTCTAATTTCATTTTTATACTTCGCAAGTATTTTTTTAGCTTCCTCAAAGGCTTCTTTCACGCCTTGCTCGTAACCTTGCTTGTAACCTGCTTCAACGCCTCTGTTGTAAAAAAACTCTTCGGCTTCACTAGCAAACATAAAATTTGCCAATACTAAACTTGCCAATACTATTTTTTTCATTGTAACGGCTCTCCTTTTTTATCAATAATTAAATCTATGTAAATTTTGCTTCCACCCTTGACTTCATAAAGAAACGGTAAGTCTTTTTTTAAGACGTCGGCTGTCGTCTTTACGATACCGCTTACAATATCAATAGCCCCCTTTATGATATAATCACTTGCTTTTGGCTCTTCTGTGTTCTTGCTCTGCACTGGTGCGACATAGCTACTGCCGCCGCTTCCGACTTGCACGTATTCCACAGTTTCATTTTTTCGGCTATCTTTCACTTCCTGCAAATACTCGCTACTTTGAGTTTTAAATACGTCGGCTGTTTGGCTTGTGCTTTCTAGTGCTATTGTTGCCAATTTTCTATCATTTACAAAAGTTGCTATGTTATAGCTCGTTCGTGCCTCGTTTAAAACTCGTGAGCTAATAACCTTATAACGCCAATTTTTAAACTCTATATAAGCAGGGTCATAAATAAGAGTATAAGCCTTATTTACAGGCGTTAAATTGCCAAAAATTTCAAGTTGTCCTATGTTTGTATTACAAATAAATTTTCCACCGCTAGGCTGATAACCTACATTTATATCATCTCTAATTAAGCAAAAACCAAAAACAGTAGCGTTACTGTCTTCACTTGCTATTGTTTGCGGTATGTTAGATGATGAGTTTGTATCAACTATATTAATTAAACTCGCTTGTCTAGTTTCAACCTCTACATTATTATTTGCCCTATTCCACAGATAAAAGTTATAAAGTGCCTCACGCTGAAAAAATTCTCTTGTTTGATAGTTATATCCGCTGTCGCTCTTTCTTTCTTGCACGACATTTTCTCCGTATGCACTACCTCTTATGATATTTTGGTCTTCTAGGTTTGCAAAAAGCGTAAAAGGCAATAATATTAAAAAAACTAATCTTTTCATTTCTTAGCCCCTTTCTCAACCGTCTTTATATCGTCTAACTCTCTTTTTGATATTTCTAGTCCTGTTTGCCAAATAGAGTTACGATTATACCTATGCGGATTTATTGCCTTGTCATAATGTAACTCTGTGAAATTTGTTTCGTCTAAGTCTTGTATGCTGTCCTCATTTGCGTTTTTGTCAGTTAAAATGAGCTTTGCATATCTATCAAAATCTGTCTTCGCCTCTTTGCTTATTTTGCCCTCTTTACTAAATGTGTAATTTCTAGGTAAGACAACTTCGTTATTTTCAGGCAAAGGATTTGTTTGAGTTTTAAAAGTGCAACCTGTAAAACACAAACTAGCAACTAAAATAAAATATATTGTTTTCATCGCTTATCTTTCTAAAAATTTAACGTCTTCTTCTCTTATGTATAAATTGTCGTTTTTCTCTTTCACGTATTTATTACCTTTACTGTCAGTAATAGTTTTTTCATAAGCAAATTTATTCATATCTGTAATGCCTACTCTTACTAAAATATGACTGTTTTTGCTATCACTGAGCGGATTTCTTTCTAGTGCAAAAATTTCAGTCTTATTTTTGCGAGGTATAAAATAATTCTGCTCTGTCGTTATAGGCTCTATGCCTTTTTCTATTTGCTTATCTGTGATAATGCCCTTAGTTAGCTTTTTATTGTAGCTATCTCCGCTCCAATCGCTATATTCAGCCCTTTTTATGCTACTTTCCACAATATTACGCTTTAAAATGTAGAAATTTCTGTTTAGGATAGGCTTTGCGTATTTAATCTTGCTATCGTTACGCTCTTTCTCAACCTTAACATTTAAAAGACTTTCTAAACGCTCTTTTGCTATATCTCTGTCTGCTTCACGCAAAAAGCTACCAAAATACATTTTTTCGCCTGTGTAAATCGTGTCTAAAAAACCATTACTAAAAGCCACGTATTGAGTAAGCAAAATTTCGTTAGACGACATTTTGTCTGTTTTTGCATAAAGCATTTTGTCATAATTGAAATTTATAGCTCTATTACTATTGCTACCGTTGATAAGTTCAAGTTCAATAGCTTTTACCGCCATTTCAAAACCACACTTAAAATCTATATCGTTTGCACTTGTAAAAGTTGCATTTAATGCCAACGCTAAAAATAGCACCTTGATATTTTTCATTTTCTTAACTCCTTAATTTCTCCGTAAAATTCAAATGTTACGCTGTTTATTGTTACTTTTTTAACTTTAATATCTTTGCTTAGGCTGTCACCCTCGTAAAAATTCTTGCCATTAATATTAAAAAAGTTAGTTTTTATACTTACCTTTTCGTTTAAAACTTGCCACTCTTTGGCTTGTAAGTCCTTTTCGTTTATATTTTTTAAACGCTCTAATTCCGCCTCATTTTTAACCTTTGCTTCCTGTCGTGCTTGTTCTTGTGCTTGTTCTAACTCTTTTGCTTTTTGTTCTGTGCTTTCAAGCTCAGGCTGTGCTACGTCGTTTTGCTTAATCTCATTAAGTACATTTACGTTATATGCTGTTGCTTCATCAGGTTTTGACTCAGGCTGTGCTACATTATTAACTACGCTTTCTTGTTCGTTTTTAGTAGGCCGTGTTTGTTGTGCCTGTGATATTTTTTGTCTTTCCTGTGCCTGATCGCTATTGCTAGGTAATGAAAAGATATAAAAAATTCCTGCACCCAAAACCGCCAATAAACCAACCATAATCACAAGCGTGTTATCTTTTTTCTTTTTAGGCTTTTTCTCCTCTTTTGGTGTTTGTATAGGTATGATATTTTCTTGATTAAGTGCCATTTTACGCCCCCTACATTTGATTACCTGTATCAATACGATACTTCACATTACCAACGCTTACAGTGCCAAATTTATTGTCTTTAATTATCCTGTAAGTCATACCGTCAATTTCAATATAGCTATACTCTTCTTTTGGATATTTGCCATAAGTTTTCACATATAAATTCATAACCTCAAAATCATCACGACGACTGACATTTTCAAAGTTATAAACCAAATTTAACTTCTCGTCCGTCTTGCTTCTATCGTATTTTTCTACAATAAAGTTAGCTACATAATTCTTCTCTTTTAGGCTATATATAACCGTTAAGTTCGCTATTTTAAAGTCTTTTTTTACTCTTAGTAAAATTGTGTTTTGCTCGTATTTTATGGTTATAGGCTCTACGCTTATATCAACGCTACTTATTACGCTACCTGATGGTAAAAGTATTGTTGTCGTAAAATAAGCGTGTGTTTGCAACCTTTCAACCGTGCTAATCGGTTTATTTATAGGCTTATAGTTAAGCAACGCTTCGTCAAATTCATCAAACAAATACTTTAATTCTGTATCTCTGTCCTGTAACTCTTTGAGCTGTTTTTCGTCCGTGTTGAGATAAAATTCTTTAATTTTTAGGTCATTTTGCCCTGCGTTTGAATTTAAAATCTCCTGTTCGGTAAGCGGTCTAAAATTTTGCGGTGCTAGTGGATTTATATCCGCACTAAACGCTAAATTTGCCATTAAAACCAAAGGTATTATTCTTCTCATTTCTCGCCCTCTAAAATATAGAAATTTGCAATAATTTTGTTATTATTGTTTTTGATACAGTAAATTTTTCTCTTTAAGTCGCTATAAAACATAAAGAAACAAAGAATTGATAGTGTGTATTTTACGATATACGGCAAACTTTCTAAGTAAAAATATCCGCTAATGATGATACCTGCGAAAGCCATATATACAAAAATCTTGCTAGTATATAAAATCATGATAGCAAGAGCTAGTGATAGTAAATACTGAAACATTTTGATAAACTCAAATGAAAAATCAAATTTCGTATAGGCTACTACAAAAAATAAGACGATAGGTAGGTATTTTAAGCAAAGAAAAGCTTTGTTGCTAAAATCATAAAATTTATGATTAAAAGCCTCTTTGTCGCCATTATTTATCTCGCCTGTGTCAAAATTTATATTAGCCTGTTGTGATTTCATACCCCAAAAAAGAAATGGAATTTTAGTAACTAAAATATCTTGCATTTTAAATCTCCACAAAAAGCTCTTTTTGAGCTAAAATCTTTGCAATACCCTTTTGAGAGGTTTTTATTATAGGGATAAAAAGTTTTATATTTTTTTCTATATCCTCTTGCGTGATAGAGCCTTTTGCTATCATCAAAAATTTAAGCCTTTTAATAAAACTTTGTATTTCTGACGGCGTATAGCAAAATCTATTAGCTTGTAAGTTGCTATCTCTATATTCGTTTTCTATTTCTGCGATAATATCGTCAATGCAATATATGCTAGTCAAAATCTCTAAATCATATTTTTTGATATACATTTCAAAAAGTGCGTGAGCCGTTTCAAGATTAGGTAAATTTACGAAAAACAACTCATCAAATCTACCACGCCTGATAAGTGCAGGTTGATTTTCTAGTATACTTTCTAGGTTATTTGCAGTAGCAAAAATCAAAATATCCAAATTTGGATATTCACTACCATTGTCGCCTAACGATGATAAAATCGTCATTAATCTACCCGTAAGAGAGTCGTCAGCGTTGCCTACCATTTTTTCTATCTCATCAATCAGCAAAATAGTTTTTTCGTTCTGAGAGTTTAGATAATTAAAAACTTCATTTAGTTTATTTATCGGACTGCCTGTTTCTTTTAAAACTTCTAAATTTAGCATTATTAAAGGGCGTTTTAGTTGTCCTGCCAAGCACGTTGGGAAAAAAGTTTTACCTGTGCCTGGCACGCCAATTAAAAAAATGCCTTTGCTTTTATATCCGTGCTGTTCTGCTATTTCTAGTTGCGAAACATACTCTTTTAATGCCTCAGCTCCGCCAACGTCGGATAATGTAAAATGGCTGTTAATAACACTAATGCCAAGTTTTTTCTGTAATGCCTCAGCTTTTGTAACACCGTTACTTATATCTTGCGAGGTTAAAACACCGTCAAAATTTGGCAAAGTTATTGTTGTTAAAAATTCTTCATATTCTTTCGGTGCTTCATAAGGTGCAATAAAAATCGTTGCGGTAGATTTTTTGAGAAGGCTTTGTATATCGTCAGAACTAGGAAATTTTATTAAAAATGAGAAATTTAAAATTTTCTCTATTTCTTTATGAGCTGTGTTTGTATAGTATAAATTGTCTTTTGCATATAACCAAAGAGAGCTATTTAGTAGGGTCTCCCCCCCCCCCCACTTTTGGGTTTTGAGAAACTATATCACTAAACGCCTTTTTTAAAGACTGTGCTATAAAATCTCTTGTTTTATTGTCCGACATTTTTTAATCCTCTTTCTTACATTGTGCGTAATTATACAATAAAAAATAATGTATTGTCAATTATTTTACAATAAAATTTATTTTTGTCTATGTATATTACCTTCTTTTTCTATATTTGTATTACTCTCTTCTCTCATTTTGTCAATAGTGCCGTCCGTTGCAAAGATACTTTCATCAATCAGACTTTTTCTTTTCGGTGCGATAACATTATTTTCAGGCTCGTTAGTTTCTGTCTGCTTTTGCTCTGTTTTCTCTTTCAAAGCTTCGTTTAGTGCGTTATTCTGAGCCTGTTGTTCTTTCAAAGCTTCGTTTAGTGCGTTATTCTGAGCCTGTTGTTCTTTCAAAGCTTCGTTTAGTGCGTTATTCTGAGCCTGTTGTTCTTTCAAAGCTTCGTTTAGTGCGTTAATGCTATTTAAAAAGCTTTGATTATCTCTTATTATCTGCTCATATTTAGAATTTAATTTGTCTAGCTGTTTGCCAAATAGCTCATTTTGTGAATTTAGTCTTGCTATAAGCTCATCTTGACTGTTAAGCTCGTTGTCTTTTTCGGTAAGCTCATTTTTGTAGTGCTGTATCTCGTTTTTGTAGATATTATCAAGCTCATTAAATTTCTTTTTGCTCTCGGCTATTAAAATTTTTTTCTCTTCTTCGTGTTTAGTGCCTAAGTTTGAAATTTCTATATTCTTATTCTGCACTGTGCTTTTTAAACTACTAATAGTTTCTTCACGCTTAGTAATTTCATCGTTTTTAGCTTCAATTTTGCCGTTTAGTGCTGTTATCTCTTTTTCTTTATCGTCTATTTCGTTCTTTAAAACCATAACTTCTAAAATATCTTTTGTTAAAAATGTGCTAGCCATATTCACAACGTGGTCTTCTCTATATTTTTGCTTTGCATAATTTAAAGCTTCAAAGATACTCATACCGTCATTAGCTATTTTTTCTTGCATATCACGATAAACTACTTTTGCTTCACGCTCGGCTTTGTCTAAGCGAATTCTTAATTTTTCTTGCTCTTTTTTAATATATTTTTCTATACTCTCGTTTATAACTTTATCTAAATTCTTTGCGTCTAAATTCTTTGGTATATCAATGCGAATTTCTGTATTGCCCTCTTTTACAATCTCTTGGCTTGTGCTGTCCTCGCTTAGGCTCTGTCTTTTTTCTGCACTCTCTTTTACAATCTCTTCTCTCGCCTCTTGCCGTATAATTTTCTCTTTTATCGCCTTTTGCTTAACCTCTTCTTTTTTATCTGCTGTGTTTAGAATATCGTCCGCCGTTGTGATTATCTCTCTTACTTCATTATTTGCACCGACATACTCAAATTTGAAATCTACTCCGTTCTCTTTTGCTAGTTCATAACATAAGCCACTAAGGACAAAATTATTATCCTTTGCACTTTTAAAGCTATCCTGCATTGTCGCTGAATTTTTAGACTTAACAATCGCTATACGCTCATTTTCATCAAAAATTCCTCTTCGGTTGTAAATAAAGGTTAGAGTATTCTTTGCTTCGTCATAAGTTCTAAAATCCGCAAAGCTTCTACTGTTAAAGCTCAGAAAAGTATCGTAAATTTCTTTATTATTAACTTCGTCGTTATATAAAGTTACCTTTACATAATCCTCAGTTTCAAGCATTTTAATGTTTCTGCCTGTAAGAGCTGTGCTTATTCTAAAATCAAATTTACCAATATCACGTCTTACTGCCTCTGATAATTGATTTAAGAAAAAATCCGCTTTTTCGTTCAGCTCCGCCACGTTCGCAAATGTAAAAGCATAATCTAGGTTGTGCTTTTTCATATATTCGTAAAATTCGTTCTCTGTGCCTTGCCAAAAACTCATAAATGCGTTATATGGTCTTTGTGAAAAGTTAGATATATTTAAGTCCTCTAACTTAGCAGGTTCAATCTCAATAGTCATCATTGCTTTATCTCCTTTGTTTTCTTACTGATGATTTTTCTTGCCAACTACTCATAAGCTCGTCGGTCGTTTTTGCTCTCTCAACTCGCTTAAACTCTCTTGTTTGATATGCCTGTTTTGAATTCTCTCTAAATTCTGCTTTTAATTCATCTATAAAATCTGATTTGAAATTTCGTATTTCGTCCAAGCTCTCTTTTAAGCTCTCTCTTATTTCATTACGTCGCTCGGTTCGTTCTTTAATTTCTCTTTGATTATCTACCTCTTCATCTGTTTTTTCAACCCTTAATGTGCCTTTTTCTTCGGTTATATAAGCAGGTGTGTAGTTGTTATTTACTGCACTTTCGTAACTATCTTCATAATTTCTAGCAACTAAAAACTGTGCTATTAAATCCTGTGCGTGTTCTGCGTTTGTGCCAACGTATTGTATATGAGGGCTATTTATTTCTCTATCTTGCAAGTGTAGCTCTACAACGCCGTTTAAATTTAGCCCTTGCAAATACTCTTCTAAGTTCTCTAAAAAGTTTTCTATCTCGCTATAAACTATTTTTCTGCACCATATATTAGCAGTCTTAACTTCGCCGTGCTGAGATAAGTAAGCTAGTAAATTTGTCTTTAATTCTTTTGCACCTGTAAAGGTTAATTTAGGGTCTTCACGCTTGGCAACAACGTTTGATATAGCTTTTTCAAACCACACCTTTACCTTTTCATCTTCAATAAGCAAAATTGCGTTTTTTGCTTCTCTTAAAAGGCTACGGCTATTGCTACTACGTGCGGATTGTATCATCAGTTATCCAAGTTCTTTACAAAAGTTTCAAGTATATATCGCCTTAAAAAAGGGTCAAATACTATGTGTTTATTCTTGTTCTCTTTGACTTTGATTATAATATCATCGCTTTCAAGTCGTGAAATCATCTTAGAAATATGGCTCTTATCTCCGATTTTAAAAAATAGTGCTTCATAAGGGCTTATATCGTTAGCTATTGCATATAATACACTCGTGATATATTTTTTGCC of Campylobacter anatolicus contains these proteins:
- a CDS encoding AAA family ATPase, whose translation is MPNFDGVLTSQDISNGVTKAEALQKKLGISVINSHFTLSDVGGAEALKEYVSQLEIAEQHGYKSKGIFLIGVPGTGKTFFPTCLAGQLKRPLIMLNLEVLKETGSPINKLNEVFNYLNSQNEKTILLIDEIEKMVGNADDSLTGRLMTILSSLGDNGSEYPNLDILIFATANNLESILENQPALIRRGRFDELFFVNLPNLETAHALFEMYIKKYDLEILTSIYCIDDIIAEIENEYRDSNLQANRFCYTPSEIQSFIKRLKFLMIAKGSITQEDIEKNIKLFIPIIKTSQKGIAKILAQKELFVEI